The Mucilaginibacter yixingensis genome window below encodes:
- a CDS encoding alginate lyase family protein encodes MFSTQSRALDHPAGMHPQAQLDFVKQQIKTKKQPYLNAFNQLMVRADSALLINQHAIEDFAIPGFYVKKEEHRQRSLALQVDGFSAYSCALAWQLTGKSKYADKSIYFLNAWASINKKYSENDGPLVMSYSGTTMLMAAELMRNYKKWTPSQQHVFAGWVRNVVNKASHKIRDGKNNWADWGRLSSLLADCYLDDKADIQTVSSMIKADLFNKIAPDGHMVEEVKREGNSIWYTYFSLAPLTASCWVIYNTTGENLFKLEQGGTSIKKALDYLLYYNAHPDEWTWFKNPATGNVNTAVGFWPANLMEAMRNVYHDDKYDAYVAPYRPIMYTRHDYAWTYPTLFPLSLDNYKDQK; translated from the coding sequence ATGTTCAGCACGCAAAGCCGGGCGCTTGATCATCCTGCGGGTATGCATCCGCAGGCACAGTTAGACTTTGTGAAGCAACAGATAAAGACAAAAAAACAGCCGTACCTCAACGCGTTTAATCAGTTAATGGTTAGGGCTGATTCTGCATTGCTGATTAATCAGCATGCCATTGAAGATTTTGCCATCCCCGGATTTTATGTAAAGAAGGAGGAGCACCGGCAACGCTCGCTGGCCTTGCAGGTAGATGGTTTTTCGGCCTATAGTTGCGCCCTGGCCTGGCAGCTTACCGGTAAAAGTAAGTATGCAGATAAGTCCATCTATTTCCTTAATGCCTGGGCATCTATCAATAAGAAATATTCTGAAAATGATGGTCCGCTGGTGATGAGTTATTCAGGCACCACCATGCTAATGGCCGCAGAGCTGATGCGTAACTATAAAAAATGGACGCCATCACAACAGCATGTATTTGCCGGATGGGTGCGTAATGTGGTCAACAAAGCATCACACAAAATTCGCGATGGCAAAAACAACTGGGCCGATTGGGGAAGGCTATCATCGTTACTGGCTGATTGTTATTTGGATGACAAAGCGGATATCCAGACAGTAAGCTCCATGATCAAAGCCGATCTGTTTAACAAAATAGCCCCCGACGGCCACATGGTAGAGGAGGTGAAACGCGAAGGTAACAGCATTTGGTACACCTATTTTTCGCTGGCGCCGCTAACGGCATCGTGCTGGGTGATCTATAACACTACCGGCGAGAATCTGTTTAAGCTTGAACAGGGCGGTACATCCATCAAAAAAGCACTTGATTACTTGTTATATTACAACGCTCATCCCGACGAGTGGACCTGGTTTAAAAATCCGGCTACAGGCAATGTAAACACCGCAGTTGGCTTTTGGCCGGCCAATTTGATGGAGGCCATGCGCAATGTTTATCATGACGATAAGTACGATGCTTACGTAGCTCCGTATCGCCCAATTATGTACACTCGCCATGATTATGCGTGGACATACCCCACGCTTTTCCCCCTGAGCCTGGATAATTATAAAGATCAGAAATGA
- a CDS encoding dihydrofolate reductase family protein, with product MRKLIYGINVSLDGCCDHTKFGGSDDILDYFRELLHDTDLIIYGRKTYELMVPFWPEVAQTQSMNAAANAYAKTFSALDRVVISKTLNKVADQKAVILRDNLKDAIINLKQQPGKSISIGGVDLPGQVIAWGLVDEFHIVVHPVVVGEGRRLFSELNMPENLGLQLQDTVTLTSGAVALRYLKP from the coding sequence ATGAGAAAGCTTATTTACGGCATCAATGTCAGTCTGGATGGCTGCTGTGATCACACCAAATTCGGCGGATCTGATGATATCCTTGATTATTTCAGGGAATTGCTGCATGATACAGACCTGATCATTTACGGACGAAAGACCTATGAGCTGATGGTCCCTTTCTGGCCGGAGGTAGCACAAACGCAATCTATGAACGCCGCTGCCAATGCCTATGCCAAAACCTTTTCGGCCTTAGACCGGGTGGTAATTTCCAAAACTTTAAACAAGGTGGCCGATCAAAAAGCCGTCATCCTTCGCGACAACCTCAAAGACGCAATCATCAACCTTAAACAACAACCGGGTAAGTCAATTTCCATCGGTGGGGTAGACCTACCCGGCCAGGTGATTGCCTGGGGACTGGTAGATGAATTTCACATCGTAGTTCACCCAGTGGTTGTTGGTGAAGGCCGGCGGCTATTCAGCGAACTAAACATGCCAGAGAACCTTGGCCTGCAGCTGCAAGATACAGTTACACTGACTAGCGGCGCGGTAGCATTACGCTACCTGAAACCATAA
- a CDS encoding TonB-dependent receptor, which produces MKRVLLQAFLLLLCTSVWAQTRVVMGKVTGTNQEALIGASLLVKGTSKGTATDVSGNYKLTVPASGQVVLVVKYIGYQTKEVTVGAQQMQVNVALQEDKATQLSEVAVVNIGYSSVSRNSLAGAVSSISQKDLKDFPVSTVAEALAGKLAGVQAQTSEGAPGADIKITIRGGGSLTQDNSPLYIVDGVPLDNALSIISPSEIQNIDVLKDVASTAIYGARGANGVVIITTKAGKKGRTIVSFDGYAGARKITNEIKVLDPYQFVDYQYELTHQHYNGGPITDTPTLNGFTRSYGNFSDLQIYKSFPTVDWQNKVFGRNALNNTQVLTVNGGTDASTYNFSINNTDEQGVMLASDLKRTFATFRWDNNISSKLRFGVNVRYSRQRVDGAGTSSTGGSSNNKLKYSVRFQPYQGLVNFQEYDPDAIFDNTINLSNPLTSALTDVRNAYTNNLITSGQVTYIPTPKLTIRSVVGYTLSDNKTNSFSGVANYSVSSKNSSSQYASQPFISISLGNNTNITNSNTIDYRTNIGTNHTIDVLLGQEINQNNGTSFNQTIKYFPSAVTAQQAFANVQQANPPSGAIQPSPTTDVTGDRLFSFFGRAMYSFKNKYNFNFLVRRDGSSKFSDANRWGTFPSAQFAWRITEEDFMKKLNLNWLSNLKLRASYGTAGNNRVSSDRLYQTIFTTSATDAGYAASDNSQTSGLYSANLANPNLKWETTISKDLGLDIELWGGRATLSVDGYINRVNDLLLQTNVPQETGYLTQYQNIGATQNKGLEIQLSGTIINKKDFNWNSSFNLSFNRNTIVALQGGVQSYLVSSGWGQSSEDFLVQVGQPVGLFYGYVSDGFYTLNDFDRAKSDPANYKWVLKPGVANSSVIDGSSNVFPGQMKLKKTTATADSVIRTTDRTVLGSAQPKFYGGWNNQFSYKSFDMSLFVNFSYGNKEYNANTVEYSSVYQANGNNVLAKFADRWRSIGPNGELMTNWDQIAAMNVNAKIYSPTRGPYQTTSDAIEDGSFLRITNLTLGYTLPTRVLQATNLVSRLRVYVTVNNLYTFTKYTGYDPEASTRRSNPLTPAVDYSAYPRSRYILAGVNLSF; this is translated from the coding sequence ATGAAAAGAGTTTTACTACAAGCTTTTCTGTTATTGCTTTGTACCAGCGTCTGGGCGCAAACCCGGGTGGTGATGGGCAAAGTCACGGGTACCAATCAGGAAGCGCTTATTGGTGCCAGTTTATTAGTTAAAGGAACCTCCAAAGGTACTGCTACAGATGTTAGCGGCAATTACAAACTTACAGTTCCAGCTTCGGGGCAAGTGGTGCTGGTTGTAAAATACATCGGCTATCAAACTAAAGAAGTAACCGTTGGGGCGCAGCAAATGCAGGTTAACGTTGCCCTTCAGGAAGACAAAGCCACGCAACTGAGTGAAGTAGCCGTAGTAAACATTGGCTACTCGTCAGTATCCAGAAACTCACTTGCCGGTGCGGTTTCGTCCATCAGTCAGAAAGATTTAAAGGACTTTCCGGTTAGCACCGTGGCCGAGGCTTTGGCCGGTAAACTGGCCGGTGTACAGGCTCAAACTTCAGAGGGTGCGCCCGGGGCGGATATTAAAATCACCATCAGGGGAGGAGGATCGCTCACGCAGGACAACTCGCCGCTTTACATTGTAGATGGTGTGCCCTTAGACAACGCGCTAAGCATCATATCGCCATCTGAAATTCAGAATATCGACGTACTGAAAGACGTTGCATCAACCGCCATTTATGGTGCCCGTGGTGCAAACGGCGTAGTAATTATTACTACCAAAGCCGGTAAGAAAGGACGTACCATCGTATCATTTGATGGTTATGCCGGTGCCAGAAAAATTACTAATGAAATTAAGGTGCTTGATCCTTATCAGTTTGTAGATTATCAGTATGAGCTAACCCACCAGCATTACAACGGCGGCCCAATTACTGATACGCCAACGCTCAACGGTTTTACCCGCAGCTACGGTAATTTCAGCGATCTGCAGATCTATAAGAGCTTCCCTACGGTAGACTGGCAGAACAAGGTGTTTGGCCGCAACGCATTGAATAATACACAGGTGTTAACGGTAAACGGTGGTACCGATGCCTCAACCTATAATTTTAGTATTAATAATACCGATGAGCAAGGCGTTATGCTGGCCTCAGACCTGAAACGTACTTTCGCCACCTTTCGCTGGGATAACAATATTTCCAGCAAGTTGCGTTTTGGTGTGAATGTGCGCTACAGCCGCCAGCGGGTTGATGGCGCGGGAACATCGAGCACTGGCGGATCATCCAATAATAAACTTAAATATTCCGTAAGATTCCAGCCTTACCAGGGTTTGGTTAACTTCCAGGAGTATGACCCTGATGCTATTTTTGATAATACCATCAACCTGAGTAACCCGCTTACATCGGCATTAACCGATGTGCGTAATGCTTATACAAATAACCTGATTACCAGCGGACAGGTAACTTATATACCTACACCTAAATTGACTATCAGAAGTGTGGTTGGTTATACCTTGTCTGATAATAAAACCAACTCTTTTTCTGGGGTGGCTAACTACTCTGTTTCAAGTAAAAACAGCTCAAGCCAGTATGCCAGTCAGCCTTTTATTTCTATCAGTTTGGGTAACAATACCAATATAACCAACAGCAATACTATTGATTATCGTACTAACATAGGCACTAATCACACCATTGATGTGTTGCTGGGGCAGGAGATTAACCAGAACAATGGTACCTCATTCAACCAAACCATCAAATATTTCCCTAGCGCGGTAACTGCCCAGCAGGCGTTTGCCAACGTACAACAGGCCAACCCGCCAAGCGGTGCAATTCAGCCATCGCCAACAACAGATGTTACCGGTGATCGTTTGTTCTCCTTCTTTGGCCGGGCCATGTACTCTTTTAAAAACAAGTACAACTTCAACTTCCTGGTCCGTCGTGATGGCTCTTCAAAGTTCTCTGACGCCAACCGCTGGGGTACTTTCCCATCGGCCCAGTTTGCCTGGAGAATCACCGAAGAGGATTTCATGAAGAAACTTAACTTAAACTGGTTAAGCAATCTGAAACTGAGAGCAAGTTATGGTACTGCCGGTAACAACCGCGTAAGTTCAGACAGGCTGTACCAAACCATTTTTACCACCAGTGCAACCGATGCAGGTTACGCTGCTTCAGACAACTCACAGACCTCTGGTTTGTACTCTGCCAACCTGGCTAACCCTAATTTGAAGTGGGAAACTACCATTTCTAAAGATTTGGGTCTGGATATTGAGCTATGGGGCGGCCGCGCTACTTTATCGGTTGATGGTTATATCAATCGCGTAAACGATCTGCTGTTACAAACCAATGTGCCGCAAGAGACCGGCTACCTGACTCAGTACCAAAACATTGGCGCTACTCAGAACAAAGGTCTGGAGATTCAACTGAGCGGAACCATCATTAACAAAAAAGATTTTAACTGGAACAGCAGCTTCAACCTGTCTTTTAACCGCAATACCATTGTTGCGCTGCAGGGCGGTGTACAAAGCTACCTGGTATCATCAGGTTGGGGACAATCATCTGAAGATTTCCTAGTACAGGTGGGCCAGCCGGTAGGCTTGTTCTACGGTTATGTGTCTGACGGATTTTATACCCTGAATGATTTTGATCGTGCCAAATCAGATCCTGCCAACTATAAATGGGTACTTAAGCCGGGCGTGGCAAACTCATCAGTAATAGACGGGTCTTCAAACGTTTTTCCGGGACAGATGAAGCTGAAGAAAACCACAGCTACTGCCGACTCGGTGATTCGTACCACAGATAGGACCGTTCTGGGCAGCGCTCAGCCAAAATTCTACGGTGGCTGGAATAACCAGTTCTCTTACAAAAGTTTTGATATGAGCTTGTTTGTCAACTTCTCTTACGGTAACAAAGAGTACAACGCCAACACGGTAGAGTATAGCTCGGTTTACCAGGCAAATGGCAACAACGTATTGGCCAAGTTTGCTGACAGATGGAGATCTATCGGTCCAAACGGGGAGTTGATGACCAACTGGGATCAGATAGCGGCCATGAACGTCAATGCCAAAATCTACTCGCCAACCCGGGGGCCATACCAAACCACTTCAGATGCTATTGAAGATGGATCTTTCCTAAGGATCACCAACTTAACGTTGGGCTACACATTGCCAACACGTGTGCTTCAAGCTACCAATCTGGTGTCAAGACTAAGGGTTTATGTTACGGTGAACAACTTGTACACCTTTACCAAATACACCGGTTACGATCCGGAGGCCAGCACCCGCCGCAGCAACCCGCTTACCCCGGCTGTAGATTACTCGGCCTATCCGCGAAGCAGATATATCCTGGCAGGTGTCAACTTATCATTCTAA
- a CDS encoding RagB/SusD family nutrient uptake outer membrane protein, producing MKIKLHKYIIGAAMVVSAALPSCKKYLDYQSPAKLNTDQAFEDPSYTNSVIIGIYTKLCGSNAYGNQLSVYWHLGTDEFTYQASTSFDSGNDYAIPNYGAEKTNTSLQNVFNQLYAGVERANIACKFIPASNVYKNGNSTDKTKMQIYYGEALALRAQYYYELIRNWGDVPATFVPSADLPSQFLKNANRDSTLDHIIADLKTAEDLVPWRDALPDYGDFRFTKGAIKGLRARIALARGGYSLRNDTKLMERRADYLKYYQIAYDETLDVINSKKHGLNPVYENIFKTLHSGTGRMDDAHELMFEVAMWGQINDSNLASANGMTFSNSPSWGGAGGRSTAQPTYYYEFDNTGKDVRRDVTLAQYKVQNSTDNTSNVKNPLSSINFNVGKFRKSWTAFNGTVTGTYGVNWPILRYADILLMYAEAANELGKAGSISPLQALQLVQQRAYGANTIPVTPTDHDGFFNAVVHERLLEFGGEGIRKYDLIRWNLLGTKIEEAKAKMRMFATNADPTNNPYANLPAYVWSYTSPFNNLDSNTEAATMSFYGGGPSIVFFTKGTTTQPPGTARVYWRQECGSWTNGVLSETYISDPNKGFCSKFKPNAKELLPYPQNVLTENRGSVVQNFAYN from the coding sequence ATGAAAATTAAACTTCATAAATATATAATAGGCGCCGCCATGGTGGTCAGCGCTGCTCTTCCATCTTGTAAAAAGTATCTGGATTACCAGTCGCCGGCCAAGCTGAATACCGACCAGGCGTTTGAAGATCCCAGCTATACCAACTCTGTAATCATCGGTATTTATACCAAACTGTGTGGTAGCAATGCTTACGGCAACCAACTATCGGTATACTGGCATTTGGGTACAGACGAGTTTACTTACCAGGCATCAACCAGTTTTGACTCTGGGAACGATTACGCCATACCAAACTATGGTGCCGAAAAAACCAACACATCCCTGCAGAACGTTTTTAACCAACTATATGCCGGTGTAGAGCGTGCCAACATTGCCTGCAAGTTTATCCCGGCCTCAAACGTTTACAAAAACGGCAACAGTACCGACAAAACCAAAATGCAGATCTATTATGGTGAAGCATTGGCCCTGCGTGCGCAGTATTACTATGAACTGATCCGTAACTGGGGCGACGTGCCTGCCACCTTTGTGCCTTCGGCTGATCTGCCTTCGCAATTCCTGAAAAATGCCAATCGCGATAGTACGCTGGATCATATCATTGCCGATCTGAAAACCGCCGAAGACCTGGTGCCATGGCGTGATGCGCTGCCTGATTACGGCGATTTTCGCTTCACCAAAGGTGCTATTAAAGGCTTGCGTGCCCGTATAGCGCTTGCACGTGGCGGTTACTCGTTACGTAACGATACCAAGCTGATGGAGCGCCGGGCAGATTACCTGAAATACTACCAGATTGCCTATGATGAAACGCTGGATGTCATCAATTCAAAAAAACACGGTCTTAACCCGGTTTATGAGAACATCTTTAAAACCTTACACAGTGGCACCGGCCGTATGGATGACGCCCACGAGCTGATGTTTGAAGTGGCCATGTGGGGACAAATTAATGATAGTAACCTGGCCAGTGCCAACGGCATGACCTTCAGTAACTCGCCATCATGGGGTGGGGCGGGGGGCCGTAGTACTGCACAGCCAACCTATTATTATGAGTTTGATAACACCGGGAAAGATGTGCGCCGTGATGTAACACTGGCGCAGTACAAAGTGCAAAACAGTACAGATAACACCAGCAACGTTAAAAACCCATTGAGCTCCATTAACTTTAACGTTGGCAAATTCCGTAAATCATGGACGGCATTTAATGGTACCGTTACCGGTACTTACGGCGTAAACTGGCCGATTTTACGTTACGCCGATATTCTGTTGATGTATGCCGAAGCGGCAAATGAACTGGGTAAAGCTGGCAGTATATCGCCATTGCAAGCCCTGCAATTGGTACAGCAACGTGCTTACGGCGCTAACACCATTCCTGTTACGCCTACAGATCATGATGGCTTTTTTAATGCCGTGGTGCATGAGCGTTTGCTGGAATTTGGTGGCGAAGGTATCCGTAAGTATGACCTGATCCGTTGGAACTTGCTGGGTACTAAAATTGAGGAAGCCAAGGCCAAGATGCGCATGTTTGCCACCAATGCAGATCCAACCAATAATCCGTATGCCAATCTGCCGGCTTATGTGTGGTCATATACTTCACCGTTCAACAATCTTGACTCAAATACTGAGGCTGCTACCATGTCTTTCTATGGCGGCGGACCGAGCATCGTGTTCTTTACCAAAGGCACTACCACGCAGCCGCCGGGCACAGCCCGTGTTTACTGGCGCCAGGAGTGCGGCTCGTGGACTAATGGTGTGCTGAGCGAAACCTACATCAGCGATCCGAACAAGGGCTTCTGCTCAAAATTCAAGCCTAACGCCAAAGAGCTGCTGCCTTACCCGCAAAACGTGCTGACAGAGAACCGCGGCAGCGTTGTACAAAATTTCGCTTACAATTGA
- a CDS encoding polysaccharide deacetylase family protein, producing the protein MNKTLFLLLTASVGSLCLTNHSALAAPFRLHLPQDTSGKTVVQQPEKIRVAKFKNDKVCAISYTFDDGLQEHYTLVTPRLRKLGLKGTFVINGSIINPDKNHLKDTTRMSWDELKEMAAAGQEISNHGWAHKNLGKFPLDVIKEDILKNDSAIYANIGIKPTTYAYPNNTKKEDGVKFASLNRVGTRTFQRSLGGHSNPDELDKWVDKLLADHDWGVTMTHGITYGYDCFKSPEVLWNHLEKVQKMQDKIWVGTFHDVSAYVKERDSTVLNIKQMGKGHYQLMAICPLDKKLFTEPLTAVFEDTDARKYEAWQGKKKLNVKVKPNQLIFDFDPFGGVVDIKRK; encoded by the coding sequence ATGAACAAAACGTTATTTCTGCTACTAACGGCATCAGTTGGCAGTTTGTGCCTTACCAATCACTCGGCTTTGGCTGCTCCTTTTAGGTTACATTTGCCGCAAGATACCAGTGGCAAAACCGTTGTACAACAACCAGAAAAAATCAGGGTTGCCAAGTTTAAGAACGATAAGGTCTGCGCTATTAGCTATACCTTTGATGACGGTTTGCAAGAGCATTACACCCTGGTAACGCCAAGATTGCGCAAGCTGGGGCTTAAAGGTACATTTGTAATTAACGGCAGCATCATCAACCCGGATAAAAACCATTTGAAGGATACCACCCGCATGAGCTGGGACGAGCTGAAAGAAATGGCGGCAGCAGGGCAGGAGATTTCTAACCATGGTTGGGCGCACAAAAACCTCGGTAAGTTTCCGCTGGATGTGATTAAGGAAGATATCCTTAAAAATGATAGCGCCATTTACGCAAATATTGGCATCAAACCAACCACTTATGCTTACCCGAATAATACCAAGAAAGAAGACGGCGTAAAGTTTGCCTCGCTGAACCGTGTGGGTACCCGTACTTTCCAGCGGTCTTTAGGCGGGCACTCAAACCCGGATGAACTTGATAAATGGGTTGATAAGCTGCTGGCTGATCATGATTGGGGCGTAACGATGACGCACGGGATCACTTATGGTTACGATTGTTTCAAATCTCCCGAGGTACTGTGGAATCACTTAGAAAAGGTACAAAAGATGCAGGATAAAATATGGGTGGGAACGTTCCACGATGTATCTGCCTATGTGAAAGAGCGCGATTCAACTGTTTTGAATATAAAGCAAATGGGGAAAGGTCACTATCAGTTAATGGCGATATGCCCGCTTGATAAAAAGCTATTCACCGAGCCTTTAACCGCGGTATTTGAAGATACCGATGCCAGGAAGTATGAGGCTTGGCAGGGTAAGAAAAAGCTGAATGTTAAAGTGAAACCCAATCAGCTGATTTTTGATTTTGATCCTTTTGGAGGGGTAGTTGATATCAAAAGAAAATAA
- a CDS encoding family 16 glycosylhydrolase, whose protein sequence is MKATKLVLFGLAAGYLFTQSGCSTGYKSVANSSQYASNGYKLVWADEFNNDGAPDSTNWVYEHGFERNEELQWYQPQNAFCKNGLLVLEARRETKPNPLYEAGSTEWRKKRQNIEYTSASIKSIHKQSWQYGRFEMRGRIDISAGMWPAWWTLGVSGRWPADGEIDMMEYYRKALLANIACLGINGKAEWYSTKHSTDTLGGVAWSKKFHIWRMDWDDKEIAIYVDNQLLNKVALSKLDNKDGTGINPFKQPHYMLFDLAVGGQQGGSPAATAFPRRFEIDYVRVYQKIN, encoded by the coding sequence ATGAAAGCAACTAAATTAGTTTTGTTTGGGCTGGCGGCAGGCTATCTGTTCACGCAAAGCGGCTGTAGCACCGGTTATAAAAGCGTGGCTAACTCAAGCCAATATGCCTCAAACGGATATAAATTGGTTTGGGCCGATGAGTTCAATAACGATGGAGCCCCAGACAGCACCAACTGGGTTTACGAGCATGGTTTTGAGAGAAACGAGGAACTGCAATGGTATCAGCCACAAAACGCCTTTTGCAAAAACGGATTGCTGGTACTGGAGGCTCGTCGGGAAACTAAACCCAATCCGCTGTATGAGGCCGGTAGTACCGAATGGCGTAAGAAACGCCAAAATATAGAATATACCTCGGCCAGCATCAAAAGCATCCATAAGCAAAGCTGGCAATATGGGCGTTTTGAAATGCGCGGACGCATTGATATCAGCGCTGGTATGTGGCCCGCCTGGTGGACGCTTGGTGTAAGCGGCCGCTGGCCCGCCGATGGCGAAATTGATATGATGGAGTATTACCGAAAAGCACTGTTGGCCAATATAGCCTGCCTGGGCATCAATGGCAAAGCAGAGTGGTACAGCACAAAGCACAGCACAGATACGCTGGGCGGCGTGGCCTGGTCAAAAAAATTTCACATCTGGCGTATGGATTGGGATGATAAGGAAATAGCCATTTATGTAGATAATCAGTTGCTTAATAAGGTTGCGTTAAGCAAGTTAGATAATAAAGATGGCACAGGTATTAATCCTTTTAAACAGCCGCACTATATGCTTTTTGACCTGGCCGTTGGCGGTCAGCAGGGTGGGAGCCCGGCTGCTACTGCGTTTCCGCGGCGATTTGAGATTGATTATGTAAGGGTATATCAAAAGATAAATTAG
- a CDS encoding GDSL-type esterase/lipase family protein, protein MMRRLITAVALCAVFCGSASYAQQKGRYDGDVKTILAYDKMYQVPSHPIVFVGSSSIRKWDDLQEVFGSYKVINRGIGGAVIDDISYYADQLIFHYQPRQIVLYVGDNDVPRAEETVDTIVNKTVALYRQIRAKLPNVPLVYIGIKPSPSREKHREKIEAVNKALQQFFAGQPNTQFVDVYPLMLAKDGSFRRELFQPDMTHMVPQGYHIWEKALNRYLVKPE, encoded by the coding sequence ATGATGAGAAGATTAATAACCGCAGTTGCGCTGTGCGCCGTTTTTTGCGGTAGTGCAAGCTATGCACAGCAAAAGGGCAGGTACGATGGTGATGTAAAAACCATACTGGCTTATGATAAAATGTACCAGGTGCCCAGCCATCCCATTGTTTTTGTGGGCAGTTCATCCATCCGTAAATGGGATGATTTGCAAGAGGTATTTGGCAGCTACAAGGTAATTAACCGCGGGATAGGCGGCGCGGTGATAGACGATATTAGTTATTATGCAGATCAATTAATATTTCACTATCAGCCCCGGCAAATAGTGCTGTATGTGGGCGATAATGATGTGCCCCGTGCTGAGGAAACAGTTGATACCATTGTCAACAAAACGGTGGCCTTATATAGACAGATCCGGGCCAAATTGCCCAATGTTCCGTTGGTTTACATCGGTATAAAACCAAGTCCCAGCCGCGAAAAGCATCGTGAGAAAATTGAAGCAGTAAACAAAGCCCTGCAACAGTTTTTTGCTGGTCAGCCTAACACCCAGTTTGTTGATGTTTATCCGCTGATGCTGGCTAAAGATGGCAGTTTCCGCCGGGAGCTTTTCCAACCGGATATGACGCACATGGTACCACAAGGCTATCATATTTGGGAAAAAGCCTTGAATCGTTATTTGGTAAAGCCCGAATGA
- a CDS encoding glycoside hydrolase family 105 protein, producing the protein MIFRKIKNILLVSVMLGASSVDGFCGDKGDTVFKAPVLLNAMRHVADWEVNQWNTVGFKHAKADWTNGACYTGIFALGNIQGNEKYLDVLKGIGNDLKWNTGINKYHADYYCIAQMYAQLAIKYHDNSMIAPFRQQADSIISRPHTEPLNWKNRIEFREWAWCDALFMAPPALSYLSTATGDERYINGAAKLWWKTTNFLYDSSEHLYFRDETFFTKREQNGKKVFWSRGNGWVMGGLVRVLENLPANHPDRKKFETLFKDMAARIAGLQQPDGSWHASLLDPASYPIKEMSGTGFYCYALAWGINHKLLDKKKYLPVVKKAWLALNSAVQPDGMLGYVQPIGASPDKVDQNSTEVYGVGAFLLSGAQLYEMAKKGII; encoded by the coding sequence ATGATTTTCAGGAAGATAAAAAATATTTTGCTGGTGAGCGTAATGCTAGGAGCGTCATCAGTCGATGGGTTTTGCGGGGATAAGGGCGATACCGTTTTTAAAGCGCCTGTATTACTAAACGCCATGCGTCACGTGGCCGATTGGGAGGTAAACCAATGGAATACCGTTGGTTTTAAACACGCTAAAGCCGACTGGACAAATGGCGCCTGCTACACCGGTATATTTGCGCTGGGCAATATCCAAGGCAACGAAAAGTACCTCGATGTACTAAAAGGCATCGGTAATGATTTGAAATGGAACACAGGCATCAATAAGTATCATGCCGATTACTATTGTATTGCACAGATGTATGCGCAGTTGGCTATCAAGTATCATGATAATAGTATGATAGCACCCTTCAGACAGCAGGCAGACAGCATTATCAGCCGACCGCACACTGAACCCCTGAACTGGAAAAACCGTATTGAGTTTAGGGAGTGGGCCTGGTGCGATGCGCTTTTTATGGCCCCGCCAGCCCTGAGCTACCTGAGCACAGCCACCGGCGATGAGCGTTACATAAACGGAGCAGCCAAATTATGGTGGAAGACGACCAACTTTTTGTATGACAGCAGCGAACATCTTTACTTTAGAGATGAAACCTTTTTTACCAAGAGGGAGCAGAATGGTAAAAAAGTGTTTTGGTCGCGTGGTAATGGCTGGGTAATGGGCGGCCTGGTGCGGGTACTGGAGAATCTGCCGGCTAATCATCCCGACAGGAAAAAATTTGAGACTCTTTTTAAAGATATGGCTGCACGTATTGCGGGCCTGCAGCAACCAGATGGCAGCTGGCATGCATCGCTGCTTGATCCGGCCAGTTACCCGATCAAGGAGATGAGTGGCACCGGCTTTTATTGCTACGCACTGGCCTGGGGCATTAACCACAAACTGCTGGACAAGAAAAAATACTTGCCTGTGGTGAAGAAAGCCTGGCTGGCACTTAATTCTGCTGTGCAGCCCGATGGCATGCTGGGCTATGTACAGCCCATTGGCGCTAGCCCAGACAAGGTTGACCAGAACAGTACCGAGGTTTATGGCGTAGGTGCTTTTTTGCTCAGCGGAGCGCAGTTATATGAAATGGCAAAAAAAGGAATTATTTAA